From the Nitrososphaerales archaeon genome, the window AGGTGTTATAAGACCACTCGGCCGATTCCCCCTTCCCGTATTACCATCGTCACCAGCTTCGGCCGATGTTCCTGTTACTGTTAAATAAAAGATCCCCTTTGAGTAGTCGTCTCCAGCATTCACATTAACCTTTACATTAAGATCTGTAATATTCGTTGCAAGATCTTCGATCTTATTTTTAACTTCTTCAATGATGCTAATATAATGGCTCTTGTCGGGGATCAAACTGCTGATCGTTGCAGCCGCGACCGTTAAATCGATCTCTCGCCCCTTTCTTAAACCCATAACCTTAATATCCTCTCCGATTTCAGGGAGCTCCTTTTTTAGCTCTTTAGAGTTTAAAAACTTTTCAGTCTTCATGACGAGCTCTTCTAATGGCGTAAAGGGTGCGAAGCCTACACCTATGGAAGTATCATTAGCGAGTGGTATATTTTGCCTCTTATTGAAGATGGATATGAGATCTACCGAGCCTTGTTTAATCTTCGCTTCGATGACACAGTGCTTCTCTGGATTGAGGAATCTGAATGTGGAGTTTATGTAATTCTTAATGGCCGATGTTGCGATTTCATTTATGGGTAACAGTATCTCCTTACCATCTTTTAATATTTTGGAGACAGCCCTTCCCGCAACGACTATGTATATTGGTTCTAATACTTCTCCTCCACCAAAGTAAGGGTTGGATCTACCTCCAACGAGAAGACCTTTATCTACATTATGATGAAGAATCATCCCGATTTCATTAATGTAATACTTACAAAGCTCCCTTGAAACCGATTCAGCCGCTCCATCGATGAATGTATCTGGATGGCCTAAACCTTTCCTCTCTACAATTTCGACCTCCATCTCTGCGACTGTAGGGGTATCGAGCCGCTCCACATGTATGGCTCGTCTGACCATCGATCTTCACCGTTAAATCTCATCATCGATTTTAATAAAAAGAACGTTACTACCTCTTATTACCACTTTTCCATAACTCGCTATAAGAGTTCCTGAATTATACTCTTCCGCATCAGTAAGGATTATATTCATATACGAGTCGGCATTGCACATCTTCCCTCTATACTCTAAATCACTCTTCAACCTTATTGAGACGTGCTTATTTATAGCCTTTTGAAGTACGCTCAATGGTTTCTTCATATTCTGTGACAACAATTCTTCCCTTCTAAACTTTCAAAAGTAAGCGCTACATAAAAATGTTTAGTTAAGTAGTTTGGTGTGTAAGTACGCTAATATGAATACATGAAAATATTTATAATTGGATGTTTAAAAGAAAAGGGGATCGATCTTGGCTAAAATTTGGTATGATAAGGATGTTAGTTTAGATCCTATTAAGAATGAGACGATTGCTGTAATCGGTTATGGAATTCAAGGTTCTGCACAAGCTTGCAATATAAGAGATTCAGGTCTAAAAGTGATTGTAGCGGATGTTAAAGGTAGTTTAGGTTGGGAGAATGCTATTAAAGATGGGCATACTGTTTATGAAACACCAGATGCAGTAGCAAAAGGTGATATCATTTTATTTTTAGTTCCAGATATGCTCCAAGCAAAGGTATACAAAGAGCAAGTAGAGCCTAATCTATCTAAGGGTAAAGCTTTAGACTTTGCACATGGTGCAGCGATTCATTGGGGATGGATCAAACCGCCCGAGTGGATAGATGTAATAATGTTAGCGCCCAAATCGCCGGGTGCATTATTACGTGAAACTTATCTGAAAAACTTCTCAGTACCTGCATTGGTTGCAGTTCATCAGGATTATACTGGTAGAGCGTGGGATAGAATTCTTGCACTCGCAAAAGCCGTTGGATGTACAAGAGTTGGTGTGATTAAAACTACTTTTAAAGAGGAGGTTGAGACCGATTGGCTTGGAGAGCAGGCAGTTCTTTGTGGAGGTGTGGATAGATTGATTAGAAATGCTTTTGAAACATTGGTGGATCATGGTTATCAACCTGAAGTTGCTTACTTTGAATGTTTAAATGAGTTAAAGCTGATCGTAGATTTGATCTATAGGTATGGGATTACAGGTATGTATAGAAGGGTTAGTGAAACAGCCCGTTATGGCGGACTAACGAGAGGTGGTAGAGTGGTGACAGAAGCGGCAAGAAAGGGTGCTGAAGAGTTATTGAAAGAGATTCAGTCCGGAGATTTTGCTAAAGAGTGGGTTAAGGCTTATGAGAAAGAGGGTACAGAAGCTTTCGAAAAGTATTTACGTGAGTTAGCGAAGCATCCCATAGAACGAGTAGGTAAAGAGTTACGTAAAATGATGTGGCCAAATGAACAGGTCGAATGACCTCTTCATTTACAACATAATCACTTACTCCTCTATGATATTAATTAGTGTTAATACCATTAACTTTTAATTTCTCCAAAGCTAATCGATAGGTGTATCCATCGACGAGCGCTTTTATACTCGCCTCTAATATATTTCGTGAGAGTGCAGTTGTAGCCCAATTATAATTATCATCTTTAAACTCTATAAAGACTCTAACCGAGGAAGCTGTTCCACCGCTCTCCACGACTGAAACCTTATAATTGATAAGTTGGGTCTTTCTCAAAATGGGGAACCTCTTTAAAAGGGCCTTTCTTAACGCACGGTCCAGAGCATGTACCGGGCCTACACCAACGGCTGCTTCATGAATACTTTCTCGCTTTACATTAACAAGAACTTCACTCGTAGCGAATGTCTGTTCGAACTTCTCAGTAGTGACCCTCCAAAATTTTAGCGTGAAGGGTTGAAGATCGTAACCCATGGCTTTGAGTATGATCAAGTGTACTGTAGCATTCGCATTTTCTAAGTAATAGCCTTGCGCTTCTAACCTTTTGATTTCATTCAGTATCTTATCGACCATTTCGCTTTCTTTATCCAACTTTATACCAAGTTTAAGTGCCTCATTGACTACCGCCGATCTGCCCGAAAGTTCCGATATGGCGATCCTTCTTTTATTCCCAACCAACGATGGATCGATATGCTCATATGCGCGCGGATTCTTCAATATCGCATCTATATGTATGCCCGCTTTATGGGCGAAGGCATTTATACCTACATAAGGTTTGTATGGATCTGGAGTTATATTGGTTAATTCATAAACGTACCGTGAAAGTGCCGTCAAAGACCTTAACTGCTCCGATAAAGGCTTCGTCGATTTTAAGGCGCTTATACCCATCTTTAATTGTATCGTGGGGATCAATTGGCAGAGGTCTGCATTACCACACCTCTCGCCAAATCCATTTATCGTACCTTGAATGTGCTCAACGCCCAGCTCGATCGCTACCAACGTATTGGCTACGGCCAATCCAAGATCGTTATGGCAATGGACCCCGACCTTTGTATTCAATTTAGCTAAAGCATCCTTGGTAATTTCATTGAATCTGCTGATGGTTGTGCCGCCATTCGTATCACATAATACGATCACTTCCGCCCCACTCTCCTCCGCCGCCTTTATAACTCTTAAGGAATATTCTCGATTCGCACTGTACCCATCGTAAAAGTGTTCTGCATCGAAGATTACACGAATACCATGGCTTCTTAAGTACTCTATGCTCTCTTGTATCATGGTGATATTCTCATCCAATTCCGCTTTCAGTATCTCTTTCACATGTAAGTCCCAAGACTTCCCAATGATAACTGCTGTATCCAGATCGACTTTGAGCAACGCATTCAACCCTTTATCCTTACTCGGTGATGATCCTCTTTTATACGTGGTACTACATGCTACGATCTTTGAATTTTTAAGAGATATTTGCTTTACAGCTTTGAAGAACTTCATATCTTTAAGGTTGGAGGATGGCCAACCTCCCTCTATATACTTCACACCCAAATCGTCTAATCGTTCCACCAGACTGATTTTATCTTGTAATGAAAAGGTCACTCCTTGGGCCTGTGCCCCATCCCTTAAGGTTGTATCGAGGACTTCGATCTGTGGATCGATTTAATAACCTCCTTTCTGCAATAAATTGTTGATTTATGCACTATAATATAAATTTGTCCGTTCCGAGAATGATAGGAATTACGCTATCGATCCATCGTTGGATCATTGGGAAATTTTAAAGAATCACACCATCTTATAGTAGATTGGTTTGAACAAGGATTTACTGGAAGCCTATCGAGCCTATGGTAAAAAATTCGATAGAGCATTAAAGTTGGTAGAGAATAATTGTGTAAAGTTCCATAAATTCCATCCCAGTGGTAGAGAAGTTTGGACCGTGATTGGGAGTGAAGGTGATCAGATCGTAGATCCTTCGATACCTTACTGTTCATGTAGAGATTTTTACTTTAAAGCCCTCAGTAGTAAGAGTGAATTATGTTATCATCTATTGGCTCTACAAATGGCAAAGGTTATGGAGAAGTACGATGAAGTTAAATTCTACGATGAAGAATATGCCACCTTTATCAAATTACTCCTTCATGACCTAACCAAAGTAAGGGTAAAATAATAGATGTTTAATAAATTAATTTTTGGACGCCTCGGTAGCTCAGCCCGGTAGAGCAACAGACATTATCGGTTGAGCCTTGTAAGCTGTGGGTCGCGGGTTCAAAGCCCGCCCGAGGCTCCACTCTGATAACTCTTTCAACTTCTTAACTCTAAAGAAGATGAATCTGGACGATGGTTCAGCTGCCAAGACTGAAGCGTATACCTTAGTCTCTTTGTGCCATCGCTCTAGACTGACCGGAGTAATCTGCACAACTCGGTTCGCTCTGATGTGTATTTATGGCAATCGCTGGCAACAAACTATTTAGGCAAAGCGATAAGTTAGGCATCTCGCTTCACAGTTTAATGAGTGTAACTATTTCGGCCGAGTTTTTAGTTC encodes:
- the cimA gene encoding citramalate synthase, which codes for MEVLDTTLRDGAQAQGVTFSLQDKISLVERLDDLGVKYIEGGWPSSNLKDMKFFKAVKQISLKNSKIVACSTTYKRGSSPSKDKGLNALLKVDLDTAVIIGKSWDLHVKEILKAELDENITMIQESIEYLRSHGIRVIFDAEHFYDGYSANREYSLRVIKAAEESGAEVIVLCDTNGGTTISRFNEITKDALAKLNTKVGVHCHNDLGLAVANTLVAIELGVEHIQGTINGFGERCGNADLCQLIPTIQLKMGISALKSTKPLSEQLRSLTALSRYVYELTNITPDPYKPYVGINAFAHKAGIHIDAILKNPRAYEHIDPSLVGNKRRIAISELSGRSAVVNEALKLGIKLDKESEMVDKILNEIKRLEAQGYYLENANATVHLIILKAMGYDLQPFTLKFWRVTTEKFEQTFATSEVLVNVKRESIHEAAVGVGPVHALDRALRKALLKRFPILRKTQLINYKVSVVESGGTASSVRVFIEFKDDNYNWATTALSRNILEASIKALVDGYTYRLALEKLKVNGINTN
- a CDS encoding SWIM zinc finger family protein; the encoded protein is MNKDLLEAYRAYGKKFDRALKLVENNCVKFHKFHPSGREVWTVIGSEGDQIVDPSIPYCSCRDFYFKALSSKSELCYHLLALQMAKVMEKYDEVKFYDEEYATFIKLLLHDLTKVRVK
- the ilvC gene encoding ketol-acid reductoisomerase, encoding MAKIWYDKDVSLDPIKNETIAVIGYGIQGSAQACNIRDSGLKVIVADVKGSLGWENAIKDGHTVYETPDAVAKGDIILFLVPDMLQAKVYKEQVEPNLSKGKALDFAHGAAIHWGWIKPPEWIDVIMLAPKSPGALLRETYLKNFSVPALVAVHQDYTGRAWDRILALAKAVGCTRVGVIKTTFKEEVETDWLGEQAVLCGGVDRLIRNAFETLVDHGYQPEVAYFECLNELKLIVDLIYRYGITGMYRRVSETARYGGLTRGGRVVTEAARKGAEELLKEIQSGDFAKEWVKAYEKEGTEAFEKYLRELAKHPIERVGKELRKMMWPNEQVE
- a CDS encoding U6 snRNA-associated Sm-like protein LSm6 — encoded protein: MSQNMKKPLSVLQKAINKHVSIRLKSDLEYRGKMCNADSYMNIILTDAEEYNSGTLIASYGKVVIRGSNVLFIKIDDEI
- a CDS encoding methionine adenosyltransferase; protein product: MVRRAIHVERLDTPTVAEMEVEIVERKGLGHPDTFIDGAAESVSRELCKYYINEIGMILHHNVDKGLLVGGRSNPYFGGGEVLEPIYIVVAGRAVSKILKDGKEILLPINEIATSAIKNYINSTFRFLNPEKHCVIEAKIKQGSVDLISIFNKRQNIPLANDTSIGVGFAPFTPLEELVMKTEKFLNSKELKKELPEIGEDIKVMGLRKGREIDLTVAAATISSLIPDKSHYISIIEEVKNKIEDLATNITDLNVKVNVNAGDDYSKGIFYLTVTGTSAEAGDDGNTGRGNRPSGLITPMRQYSMEAMAGKNPVNHTGKLFNILAQKAAKRIYDEVAGIKEVYVRLLSRIGAPIDQPQIASAAIVIDKDVSFSNVKSEVESILDDEIAHVTDLTPLIINSSLFKL